A stretch of the Osmerus eperlanus chromosome 10, fOsmEpe2.1, whole genome shotgun sequence genome encodes the following:
- the LOC134028208 gene encoding acidic leucine-rich nuclear phosphoprotein 32 family member A-like isoform X2, whose translation MAPKNCSQVKELVLDNCRSNEGKLEGLTEEFKDLEFLSTINVGLTSVVNLPKLSKLKKLELSDNRISGGLEAFAEKCPNLTHLNLSGNKIKDLSTIEPLKKLETLKSLDLFNCEVTNLNDYRDNVFKLLPQLTYLDGYDKNDKEAPDSDAEAYEKGLDDDEDEDEVEEHDEETVPGDEDEEEGEEDEDEEGEEEEDDVSGEEEELNDDEDDVEEQQGLKRKREFDEEGEGDEDD comes from the exons ATGGCGCCGAAGAATTGTAGTCAG gTAAAAGAGTTAGTCCTGGACAACTGCCGTTCAAATGAAGGCAAACTAGAGGGCCTCACGGAAGAATTTAAAGATTTGGAATTTCTAAGTACAATTAATGTTGGGCTGACATCTGTGGTAAATTTGCCGAAactaagtaaactgaaaaaG CTTGAACTCAGTGATAATAGGATCTCAGGTGGCCTTGAAGCATTTGCAGAAAAATGCCCAAATCTTACACACCTCAACCTCAGTGGCAACAAAATCAAAGACCTCAGCACAATAGAACCCTTG AAAAAACTTGAGACACTCAAAAGCTTAGACTTGTTCAACTGTGAGGTGACAAACCTCAATGACTACAGAGACAACGTCTTCAAGTTACTACCGCAGTTGACATATCTAGATGGCTATGACAAGAATGACAAGGAAGCACCAGACTCTGACGCAGAGGCATACGAAAAGGGtctggatgatgatgaggacgaGGATG AGGTAGAGGAGCATGATGAAGAGACTGTACCAGGggatgaggacgaggaggaaggagaggaggatgaagacgaggaaggggaagaggaggaagacgacGTTAGTGGAGAG GAGGAAGAGTtaaatgatgatgaggatgatgtag AAGAGCAACAAGGTCTAAAGAGAAAAAGGGAATTTgacgaggaaggagagggggatgaagatgaCTAA
- the LOC134028208 gene encoding acidic leucine-rich nuclear phosphoprotein 32 family member A-like isoform X1 codes for MDMKKRIYLELRNRTPSDVKELVLDNCRSNEGKLEGLTEEFKDLEFLSTINVGLTSVVNLPKLSKLKKLELSDNRISGGLEAFAEKCPNLTHLNLSGNKIKDLSTIEPLKKLETLKSLDLFNCEVTNLNDYRDNVFKLLPQLTYLDGYDKNDKEAPDSDAEAYEKGLDDDEDEDEVEEHDEETVPGDEDEEEGEEDEDEEGEEEEDDVSGEEEELNDDEDDVEEQQGLKRKREFDEEGEGDEDD; via the exons ATGGACATGAAGAAAAGAATTTATCTTGAACTGCGGAATCGTACGCCATCTGAT gTAAAAGAGTTAGTCCTGGACAACTGCCGTTCAAATGAAGGCAAACTAGAGGGCCTCACGGAAGAATTTAAAGATTTGGAATTTCTAAGTACAATTAATGTTGGGCTGACATCTGTGGTAAATTTGCCGAAactaagtaaactgaaaaaG CTTGAACTCAGTGATAATAGGATCTCAGGTGGCCTTGAAGCATTTGCAGAAAAATGCCCAAATCTTACACACCTCAACCTCAGTGGCAACAAAATCAAAGACCTCAGCACAATAGAACCCTTG AAAAAACTTGAGACACTCAAAAGCTTAGACTTGTTCAACTGTGAGGTGACAAACCTCAATGACTACAGAGACAACGTCTTCAAGTTACTACCGCAGTTGACATATCTAGATGGCTATGACAAGAATGACAAGGAAGCACCAGACTCTGACGCAGAGGCATACGAAAAGGGtctggatgatgatgaggacgaGGATG AGGTAGAGGAGCATGATGAAGAGACTGTACCAGGggatgaggacgaggaggaaggagaggaggatgaagacgaggaaggggaagaggaggaagacgacGTTAGTGGAGAG GAGGAAGAGTtaaatgatgatgaggatgatgtag AAGAGCAACAAGGTCTAAAGAGAAAAAGGGAATTTgacgaggaaggagagggggatgaagatgaCTAA